A part of Antechinus flavipes isolate AdamAnt ecotype Samford, QLD, Australia chromosome 6, AdamAnt_v2, whole genome shotgun sequence genomic DNA contains:
- the SCYL1 gene encoding N-terminal kinase-like protein isoform X2, translating to MWFFARDPIRDFPYELSPEPPEGGGAPGPGLWALHRGKKKATGNAVSVFVYEAKPGDEEQTLVAKAAFKRLKTLRHPNILAYLDGLETDKCLHVVTEPVTPLGTYLKLKAETGGLSELEISWGLHQIVKALSFLVNDCSLIHNNVCTAAVFVDRAGEWKLGGLDYMYSAQGDNGEPPRKGIPDLERYDPPEMTENSSKSVGEKWSADMWRLGCLIWEVFNGPLARASSLRSLGKIPKSLVPHYCELVGANPRVRPNPSRFLQNCRAAGGFMCNSFVETNLFLEEIQIKEPAEKQKFFQELSKNLDSFPEDFCRHKILPQLLTAFEYGSAGAVILTPLFKVGKFLNAEEYQQKIIPVVVKMFSSTDRAMRIRLLQQMEQFIQYLNEPTVNTQIFPHVVHGFLDTNPAIREQTVKSMLLLAPKLNEQNLNVELMKHFARLQAKDDQGPIRCNTTVCLGKIGPYLSASTRHRVLTSAFSRATRDPFAPSRAAGVLGFAATHNLYSMNDCALKILPVLCTLTVDPEKTVRDQAFKAIRSFLTKLESVSEDPAQLEEMEKDVHRASSPRPGATAASWAGWAVTGVSSLTSKLIRANPAPTESAPASDAPLKPPPEAPAPAPAAAPAQAPSVTSGRWDTRGAAGEDEEAEAAAAEEGEGSSERWDDEDWGSLEQGEAQREAWRTSSREQQARRASSPSQKSPESDWSSWEAEGSWDQDWQESKPHKPPPEGTKLASEYNWGGAESSEKADPFSALAPRLAANAQRNPDSWSTEASGDWGTEESWGTLEAESRQAKAELARKKREERKKEMEAKRAERKAAKGPMKLGARKLD from the exons ATGTGGTTCTTCGCCCGGGACCCGATCCGAGACTTCCCGTACGAGCTGAGCCCGGAGCCCCCCGAGGGCGGTGGCGCGCCGGGGCCGGGGCTGTGGGCGCTGCACCGCGGCAAAAAGAAG GCCACGGGAAATGCCGTGTCCGTGTTCGTGTACGAGGCCAAGCCCGGGGACGAGGAGCAGACGCTGGTGGCCAAGGCAGCCTTCAAGCGGCTCAAGACCCTGCGGCACCCCAACATCCTGGCCTACCTGGACGGGCTGGAG ACGGACAAATGCCTCCATGTGGTGACTGAGCCTGTGACCCCACTGGGGACGTACCTGAAGCTGAAAGCAGAAACGGGGGGCCTGAGTGAGCTGGAGATCTCGTGGGGACTGCATCAGATTGTG AAAGCCCTGAGCTTCCTAGTTAACGACTGCAGCCTCATTCACAACAATGTGTGCACGGCCGCTGTCTTCGTGGACCGAGCTGGGGAGTGGAAGCTGGGGGGCCTCGATTACATGTACTCGGCCCAGGGGGACAATGGGGAGCCCCCCCGGAAGGGCATCCCCGACCTGGAGCGCTACGATCCTCCTGAAATGACAGAAAACAGCAGCAAAAGCGTGGGGGAGAAATG GTCAGCTGACATGTGGAGACTGGGCTGTCTCATCTGGGAGGTGTTCAACGGTCCCCTGGCCCGGGCCTCCTCCCTGCGCTCCCTGGGGAAG ATTCCCAAGTCTCTGGTTCCTCATTACTGCGAATTGGTGGGGGCCAACCCCAGGGTGCGCCCCAACCCGTCCCGCTTCCTGCAGAACTGCCGGGCCGCCGGCGGCTTCATGTGCAACAGCTTCGTGGAGACCAACCTCTTCCTTGAGGAAATCCAG ATCAAAGAACCTGCCGAGAAGCAGAAGTTCTTCCAGGAACTCAGCAAAAATCTGGACTCCTTCCCCGAGGATTTCTGCCGCCACAAGATCTTGCCCCAGCTGCTGACGGCCTTCGAATACGGCAGCGCCGGGGCCGTCATCCTCACCCCGCTCTTCAAG GTTGGGAAGTTCCTCAACGCCGAGGAGTACCAGCAGAAAATCATTCCTGTTGTCGTAAAGATGTTCTCATCCACGGACCGCGCCATGCGGATCCGCCTGCTGCAGCAG ATGGAGCAGTTCATCCAGTACCTCAATGAGCCAACGGTCAACACCCAGATCTTCCCCCACGTCGTGCACGGCTTCCTGGATACCAACCCCGCCATCCGTGAGCAGACTGTCAAG TCCATGCTGCTCCTGGCCCCCAAGCTGAACGAGCAGAACCTCAACGTGGAGCTGATGAAGCACTTCGCCAGGCTCCAGGCCAAGGACGACCAGGGCCCCATCCGCTGCAACACCACCGTGTGCCTGGGCAAGATCGGCCCCTACCTCAGTGCCAGC ACCAGGCACCGCGTCCTGACGTCGGCTTTCAGCCGGGCCACCAGGGACCCCTTCGCCCCGTCCCGGGCGGCCGGAGTCCTGGGCTTCGCCGCCACCCACAACCTCTACTCCATGAATGACTGCGCCCTCAAGATCCTGCCCGTGCTGTGCACCCTGACCGTGGACCCTGAGAAAACTGTGCGCGACCAG GCTTTCAAGGCCATCCGAAGCTTCCTGACCAAACTCGAGTCTGTGTCTGAAGACCCAGCCCAGCTGGAGGAAATGG AGAAGGATGTGCACCGAGCCTCCAGTCCCCGGCCAGGGGCCACCGCGGCGAGCTGGGCTGGCTGGGCAGTGACGGGCGTCTCCTCCCTCACCTCCAAGCTGATCCGAGCCAACCCCGCCCCCACCGAAAGCGCCCCGGCCAGCGACGCCCCCCTCAAGCCGCCCCCAGAAG ccccagccccagccccagccgcTGCCCCTGCCCAGGCCCCTTCGGTGACCTCAGGTCGGTGGGACACAAGAGGGGCTGCGGGGGAGGACGAGGAGGCGGAGGCAGCGGCGGCCGAGGAAGGGGAGGGCTCCTCCGAGCGATGGGATGACGAAGACTGGGGCAGCCTGGAG CAAGGAGAGGCTCAGCGGGAGGCTTGGAGAACCAGTAGTAGGGAGCAGCAGGCCAGGAGG GCCAGCAGCCCCTCTCAGAAGTCCCCCGAGTCCGACTGGAGCAGCTGGGAGGCCGAGGGCTCCTGGGACCAGGACTGGCAGGAGTCGAAGCCCCACAAACCGCCGCCCGAGGGCACCAAGTTGGCCAGTGAGTACAACTGGGGTGGGGCGGAGAGCAGCGAGAAGGCAGACCCCTTTTCGGCCCTGGCACCTCGCCTAGCTGCCAACGCCCAG cGAAATCCAGACTCCTGGAGCACGGAAGCCTCGGGGGACTGGGGGACTGAGGAGAGCTGGGGGACCCTGGAGGCAGAGAGCA GACAGGCCAAGGCCGAACTTGCtcgaaagaagagagaagagaggaagaaggagatggaAGCCAAGCGAGCCGAGAGGAAGGCGGCCAAGGGGCCCATGAAGCTGGGGGCGCGGAAGCTGGACTGA
- the SCYL1 gene encoding N-terminal kinase-like protein isoform X1, with amino-acid sequence MWFFARDPIRDFPYELSPEPPEGGGAPGPGLWALHRGKKKATGNAVSVFVYEAKPGDEEQTLVAKAAFKRLKTLRHPNILAYLDGLETDKCLHVVTEPVTPLGTYLKLKAETGGLSELEISWGLHQIVKALSFLVNDCSLIHNNVCTAAVFVDRAGEWKLGGLDYMYSAQGDNGEPPRKGIPDLERYDPPEMTENSSKSVGEKWSADMWRLGCLIWEVFNGPLARASSLRSLGKIPKSLVPHYCELVGANPRVRPNPSRFLQNCRAAGGFMCNSFVETNLFLEEIQIKEPAEKQKFFQELSKNLDSFPEDFCRHKILPQLLTAFEYGSAGAVILTPLFKVGKFLNAEEYQQKIIPVVVKMFSSTDRAMRIRLLQQMEQFIQYLNEPTVNTQIFPHVVHGFLDTNPAIREQTVKSMLLLAPKLNEQNLNVELMKHFARLQAKDDQGPIRCNTTVCLGKIGPYLSASTRHRVLTSAFSRATRDPFAPSRAAGVLGFAATHNLYSMNDCALKILPVLCTLTVDPEKTVRDQAFKAIRSFLTKLESVSEDPAQLEEMEKDVHRASSPRPGATAASWAGWAVTGVSSLTSKLIRANPAPTESAPASDAPLKPPPEAPAPAPAPAAAPAQAPSVTSGRWDTRGAAGEDEEAEAAAAEEGEGSSERWDDEDWGSLEQGEAQREAWRTSSREQQARRASSPSQKSPESDWSSWEAEGSWDQDWQESKPHKPPPEGTKLASEYNWGGAESSEKADPFSALAPRLAANAQRNPDSWSTEASGDWGTEESWGTLEAESRQAKAELARKKREERKKEMEAKRAERKAAKGPMKLGARKLD; translated from the exons ATGTGGTTCTTCGCCCGGGACCCGATCCGAGACTTCCCGTACGAGCTGAGCCCGGAGCCCCCCGAGGGCGGTGGCGCGCCGGGGCCGGGGCTGTGGGCGCTGCACCGCGGCAAAAAGAAG GCCACGGGAAATGCCGTGTCCGTGTTCGTGTACGAGGCCAAGCCCGGGGACGAGGAGCAGACGCTGGTGGCCAAGGCAGCCTTCAAGCGGCTCAAGACCCTGCGGCACCCCAACATCCTGGCCTACCTGGACGGGCTGGAG ACGGACAAATGCCTCCATGTGGTGACTGAGCCTGTGACCCCACTGGGGACGTACCTGAAGCTGAAAGCAGAAACGGGGGGCCTGAGTGAGCTGGAGATCTCGTGGGGACTGCATCAGATTGTG AAAGCCCTGAGCTTCCTAGTTAACGACTGCAGCCTCATTCACAACAATGTGTGCACGGCCGCTGTCTTCGTGGACCGAGCTGGGGAGTGGAAGCTGGGGGGCCTCGATTACATGTACTCGGCCCAGGGGGACAATGGGGAGCCCCCCCGGAAGGGCATCCCCGACCTGGAGCGCTACGATCCTCCTGAAATGACAGAAAACAGCAGCAAAAGCGTGGGGGAGAAATG GTCAGCTGACATGTGGAGACTGGGCTGTCTCATCTGGGAGGTGTTCAACGGTCCCCTGGCCCGGGCCTCCTCCCTGCGCTCCCTGGGGAAG ATTCCCAAGTCTCTGGTTCCTCATTACTGCGAATTGGTGGGGGCCAACCCCAGGGTGCGCCCCAACCCGTCCCGCTTCCTGCAGAACTGCCGGGCCGCCGGCGGCTTCATGTGCAACAGCTTCGTGGAGACCAACCTCTTCCTTGAGGAAATCCAG ATCAAAGAACCTGCCGAGAAGCAGAAGTTCTTCCAGGAACTCAGCAAAAATCTGGACTCCTTCCCCGAGGATTTCTGCCGCCACAAGATCTTGCCCCAGCTGCTGACGGCCTTCGAATACGGCAGCGCCGGGGCCGTCATCCTCACCCCGCTCTTCAAG GTTGGGAAGTTCCTCAACGCCGAGGAGTACCAGCAGAAAATCATTCCTGTTGTCGTAAAGATGTTCTCATCCACGGACCGCGCCATGCGGATCCGCCTGCTGCAGCAG ATGGAGCAGTTCATCCAGTACCTCAATGAGCCAACGGTCAACACCCAGATCTTCCCCCACGTCGTGCACGGCTTCCTGGATACCAACCCCGCCATCCGTGAGCAGACTGTCAAG TCCATGCTGCTCCTGGCCCCCAAGCTGAACGAGCAGAACCTCAACGTGGAGCTGATGAAGCACTTCGCCAGGCTCCAGGCCAAGGACGACCAGGGCCCCATCCGCTGCAACACCACCGTGTGCCTGGGCAAGATCGGCCCCTACCTCAGTGCCAGC ACCAGGCACCGCGTCCTGACGTCGGCTTTCAGCCGGGCCACCAGGGACCCCTTCGCCCCGTCCCGGGCGGCCGGAGTCCTGGGCTTCGCCGCCACCCACAACCTCTACTCCATGAATGACTGCGCCCTCAAGATCCTGCCCGTGCTGTGCACCCTGACCGTGGACCCTGAGAAAACTGTGCGCGACCAG GCTTTCAAGGCCATCCGAAGCTTCCTGACCAAACTCGAGTCTGTGTCTGAAGACCCAGCCCAGCTGGAGGAAATGG AGAAGGATGTGCACCGAGCCTCCAGTCCCCGGCCAGGGGCCACCGCGGCGAGCTGGGCTGGCTGGGCAGTGACGGGCGTCTCCTCCCTCACCTCCAAGCTGATCCGAGCCAACCCCGCCCCCACCGAAAGCGCCCCGGCCAGCGACGCCCCCCTCAAGCCGCCCCCAGAAG ccccagccccagccccagccccagccgcTGCCCCTGCCCAGGCCCCTTCGGTGACCTCAGGTCGGTGGGACACAAGAGGGGCTGCGGGGGAGGACGAGGAGGCGGAGGCAGCGGCGGCCGAGGAAGGGGAGGGCTCCTCCGAGCGATGGGATGACGAAGACTGGGGCAGCCTGGAG CAAGGAGAGGCTCAGCGGGAGGCTTGGAGAACCAGTAGTAGGGAGCAGCAGGCCAGGAGG GCCAGCAGCCCCTCTCAGAAGTCCCCCGAGTCCGACTGGAGCAGCTGGGAGGCCGAGGGCTCCTGGGACCAGGACTGGCAGGAGTCGAAGCCCCACAAACCGCCGCCCGAGGGCACCAAGTTGGCCAGTGAGTACAACTGGGGTGGGGCGGAGAGCAGCGAGAAGGCAGACCCCTTTTCGGCCCTGGCACCTCGCCTAGCTGCCAACGCCCAG cGAAATCCAGACTCCTGGAGCACGGAAGCCTCGGGGGACTGGGGGACTGAGGAGAGCTGGGGGACCCTGGAGGCAGAGAGCA GACAGGCCAAGGCCGAACTTGCtcgaaagaagagagaagagaggaagaaggagatggaAGCCAAGCGAGCCGAGAGGAAGGCGGCCAAGGGGCCCATGAAGCTGGGGGCGCGGAAGCTGGACTGA
- the SCYL1 gene encoding N-terminal kinase-like protein isoform X3 — protein sequence MWFFARDPIRDFPYELSPEPPEGGGAPGPGLWALHRGKKKATGNAVSVFVYEAKPGDEEQTLVAKAAFKRLKTLRHPNILAYLDGLETDKCLHVVTEPVTPLGTYLKLKAETGGLSELEISWGLHQIVKALSFLVNDCSLIHNNVCTAAVFVDRAGEWKLGGLDYMYSAQGDNGEPPRKGIPDLERYDPPEMTENSSKSVGEKWSADMWRLGCLIWEVFNGPLARASSLRSLGKIPKSLVPHYCELVGANPRVRPNPSRFLQNCRAAGGFMCNSFVETNLFLEEIQIKEPAEKQKFFQELSKNLDSFPEDFCRHKILPQLLTAFEYGSAGAVILTPLFKVGKFLNAEEYQQKIIPVVVKMFSSTDRAMRIRLLQQMEQFIQYLNEPTVNTQIFPHVVHGFLDTNPAIREQTVKSMLLLAPKLNEQNLNVELMKHFARLQAKDDQGPIRCNTTVCLGKIGPYLSASTRHRVLTSAFSRATRDPFAPSRAAGVLGFAATHNLYSMNDCALKILPVLCTLTVDPEKTVRDQAFKAIRSFLTKLESVSEDPAQLEEMEKDVHRASSPRPGATAASWAGWAVTGVSSLTSKLIRANPAPTESAPASDAPLKPPPEAPAPAAAPAQAPSVTSGRWDTRGAAGEDEEAEAAAAEEGEGSSERWDDEDWGSLEQGEAQREAWRTSSREQQARRASSPSQKSPESDWSSWEAEGSWDQDWQESKPHKPPPEGTKLASEYNWGGAESSEKADPFSALAPRLAANAQRNPDSWSTEASGDWGTEESWGTLEAESRQAKAELARKKREERKKEMEAKRAERKAAKGPMKLGARKLD from the exons ATGTGGTTCTTCGCCCGGGACCCGATCCGAGACTTCCCGTACGAGCTGAGCCCGGAGCCCCCCGAGGGCGGTGGCGCGCCGGGGCCGGGGCTGTGGGCGCTGCACCGCGGCAAAAAGAAG GCCACGGGAAATGCCGTGTCCGTGTTCGTGTACGAGGCCAAGCCCGGGGACGAGGAGCAGACGCTGGTGGCCAAGGCAGCCTTCAAGCGGCTCAAGACCCTGCGGCACCCCAACATCCTGGCCTACCTGGACGGGCTGGAG ACGGACAAATGCCTCCATGTGGTGACTGAGCCTGTGACCCCACTGGGGACGTACCTGAAGCTGAAAGCAGAAACGGGGGGCCTGAGTGAGCTGGAGATCTCGTGGGGACTGCATCAGATTGTG AAAGCCCTGAGCTTCCTAGTTAACGACTGCAGCCTCATTCACAACAATGTGTGCACGGCCGCTGTCTTCGTGGACCGAGCTGGGGAGTGGAAGCTGGGGGGCCTCGATTACATGTACTCGGCCCAGGGGGACAATGGGGAGCCCCCCCGGAAGGGCATCCCCGACCTGGAGCGCTACGATCCTCCTGAAATGACAGAAAACAGCAGCAAAAGCGTGGGGGAGAAATG GTCAGCTGACATGTGGAGACTGGGCTGTCTCATCTGGGAGGTGTTCAACGGTCCCCTGGCCCGGGCCTCCTCCCTGCGCTCCCTGGGGAAG ATTCCCAAGTCTCTGGTTCCTCATTACTGCGAATTGGTGGGGGCCAACCCCAGGGTGCGCCCCAACCCGTCCCGCTTCCTGCAGAACTGCCGGGCCGCCGGCGGCTTCATGTGCAACAGCTTCGTGGAGACCAACCTCTTCCTTGAGGAAATCCAG ATCAAAGAACCTGCCGAGAAGCAGAAGTTCTTCCAGGAACTCAGCAAAAATCTGGACTCCTTCCCCGAGGATTTCTGCCGCCACAAGATCTTGCCCCAGCTGCTGACGGCCTTCGAATACGGCAGCGCCGGGGCCGTCATCCTCACCCCGCTCTTCAAG GTTGGGAAGTTCCTCAACGCCGAGGAGTACCAGCAGAAAATCATTCCTGTTGTCGTAAAGATGTTCTCATCCACGGACCGCGCCATGCGGATCCGCCTGCTGCAGCAG ATGGAGCAGTTCATCCAGTACCTCAATGAGCCAACGGTCAACACCCAGATCTTCCCCCACGTCGTGCACGGCTTCCTGGATACCAACCCCGCCATCCGTGAGCAGACTGTCAAG TCCATGCTGCTCCTGGCCCCCAAGCTGAACGAGCAGAACCTCAACGTGGAGCTGATGAAGCACTTCGCCAGGCTCCAGGCCAAGGACGACCAGGGCCCCATCCGCTGCAACACCACCGTGTGCCTGGGCAAGATCGGCCCCTACCTCAGTGCCAGC ACCAGGCACCGCGTCCTGACGTCGGCTTTCAGCCGGGCCACCAGGGACCCCTTCGCCCCGTCCCGGGCGGCCGGAGTCCTGGGCTTCGCCGCCACCCACAACCTCTACTCCATGAATGACTGCGCCCTCAAGATCCTGCCCGTGCTGTGCACCCTGACCGTGGACCCTGAGAAAACTGTGCGCGACCAG GCTTTCAAGGCCATCCGAAGCTTCCTGACCAAACTCGAGTCTGTGTCTGAAGACCCAGCCCAGCTGGAGGAAATGG AGAAGGATGTGCACCGAGCCTCCAGTCCCCGGCCAGGGGCCACCGCGGCGAGCTGGGCTGGCTGGGCAGTGACGGGCGTCTCCTCCCTCACCTCCAAGCTGATCCGAGCCAACCCCGCCCCCACCGAAAGCGCCCCGGCCAGCGACGCCCCCCTCAAGCCGCCCCCAGAAG ccccagccccagccgcTGCCCCTGCCCAGGCCCCTTCGGTGACCTCAGGTCGGTGGGACACAAGAGGGGCTGCGGGGGAGGACGAGGAGGCGGAGGCAGCGGCGGCCGAGGAAGGGGAGGGCTCCTCCGAGCGATGGGATGACGAAGACTGGGGCAGCCTGGAG CAAGGAGAGGCTCAGCGGGAGGCTTGGAGAACCAGTAGTAGGGAGCAGCAGGCCAGGAGG GCCAGCAGCCCCTCTCAGAAGTCCCCCGAGTCCGACTGGAGCAGCTGGGAGGCCGAGGGCTCCTGGGACCAGGACTGGCAGGAGTCGAAGCCCCACAAACCGCCGCCCGAGGGCACCAAGTTGGCCAGTGAGTACAACTGGGGTGGGGCGGAGAGCAGCGAGAAGGCAGACCCCTTTTCGGCCCTGGCACCTCGCCTAGCTGCCAACGCCCAG cGAAATCCAGACTCCTGGAGCACGGAAGCCTCGGGGGACTGGGGGACTGAGGAGAGCTGGGGGACCCTGGAGGCAGAGAGCA GACAGGCCAAGGCCGAACTTGCtcgaaagaagagagaagagaggaagaaggagatggaAGCCAAGCGAGCCGAGAGGAAGGCGGCCAAGGGGCCCATGAAGCTGGGGGCGCGGAAGCTGGACTGA
- the SCYL1 gene encoding N-terminal kinase-like protein isoform X4, which translates to MWFFARDPIRDFPYELSPEPPEGGGAPGPGLWALHRGKKKATGNAVSVFVYEAKPGDEEQTLVAKAAFKRLKTLRHPNILAYLDGLETDKCLHVVTEPVTPLGTYLKLKAETGGLSELEISWGLHQIVKALSFLVNDCSLIHNNVCTAAVFVDRAGEWKLGGLDYMYSAQGDNGEPPRKGIPDLERYDPPEMTENSSKSVGEKWSADMWRLGCLIWEVFNGPLARASSLRSLGKIPKSLVPHYCELVGANPRVRPNPSRFLQNCRAAGGFMCNSFVETNLFLEEIQIKEPAEKQKFFQELSKNLDSFPEDFCRHKILPQLLTAFEYGSAGAVILTPLFKVGKFLNAEEYQQKIIPVVVKMFSSTDRAMRIRLLQQMEQFIQYLNEPTVNTQIFPHVVHGFLDTNPAIREQTVKSMLLLAPKLNEQNLNVELMKHFARLQAKDDQGPIRCNTTVCLGKIGPYLSASTRHRVLTSAFSRATRDPFAPSRAAGVLGFAATHNLYSMNDCALKILPVLCTLTVDPEKTVRDQAFKAIRSFLTKLESVSEDPAQLEEMEKDVHRASSPRPGATAASWAGWAVTGVSSLTSKLIRANPAPTESAPASDAPLKPPPEAPAPAPAPAAAPAQAPSVTSGRWDTRGAAGEDEEAEAAAAEEGEGSSERWDDEDWGSLEASSPSQKSPESDWSSWEAEGSWDQDWQESKPHKPPPEGTKLASEYNWGGAESSEKADPFSALAPRLAANAQRNPDSWSTEASGDWGTEESWGTLEAESRQAKAELARKKREERKKEMEAKRAERKAAKGPMKLGARKLD; encoded by the exons ATGTGGTTCTTCGCCCGGGACCCGATCCGAGACTTCCCGTACGAGCTGAGCCCGGAGCCCCCCGAGGGCGGTGGCGCGCCGGGGCCGGGGCTGTGGGCGCTGCACCGCGGCAAAAAGAAG GCCACGGGAAATGCCGTGTCCGTGTTCGTGTACGAGGCCAAGCCCGGGGACGAGGAGCAGACGCTGGTGGCCAAGGCAGCCTTCAAGCGGCTCAAGACCCTGCGGCACCCCAACATCCTGGCCTACCTGGACGGGCTGGAG ACGGACAAATGCCTCCATGTGGTGACTGAGCCTGTGACCCCACTGGGGACGTACCTGAAGCTGAAAGCAGAAACGGGGGGCCTGAGTGAGCTGGAGATCTCGTGGGGACTGCATCAGATTGTG AAAGCCCTGAGCTTCCTAGTTAACGACTGCAGCCTCATTCACAACAATGTGTGCACGGCCGCTGTCTTCGTGGACCGAGCTGGGGAGTGGAAGCTGGGGGGCCTCGATTACATGTACTCGGCCCAGGGGGACAATGGGGAGCCCCCCCGGAAGGGCATCCCCGACCTGGAGCGCTACGATCCTCCTGAAATGACAGAAAACAGCAGCAAAAGCGTGGGGGAGAAATG GTCAGCTGACATGTGGAGACTGGGCTGTCTCATCTGGGAGGTGTTCAACGGTCCCCTGGCCCGGGCCTCCTCCCTGCGCTCCCTGGGGAAG ATTCCCAAGTCTCTGGTTCCTCATTACTGCGAATTGGTGGGGGCCAACCCCAGGGTGCGCCCCAACCCGTCCCGCTTCCTGCAGAACTGCCGGGCCGCCGGCGGCTTCATGTGCAACAGCTTCGTGGAGACCAACCTCTTCCTTGAGGAAATCCAG ATCAAAGAACCTGCCGAGAAGCAGAAGTTCTTCCAGGAACTCAGCAAAAATCTGGACTCCTTCCCCGAGGATTTCTGCCGCCACAAGATCTTGCCCCAGCTGCTGACGGCCTTCGAATACGGCAGCGCCGGGGCCGTCATCCTCACCCCGCTCTTCAAG GTTGGGAAGTTCCTCAACGCCGAGGAGTACCAGCAGAAAATCATTCCTGTTGTCGTAAAGATGTTCTCATCCACGGACCGCGCCATGCGGATCCGCCTGCTGCAGCAG ATGGAGCAGTTCATCCAGTACCTCAATGAGCCAACGGTCAACACCCAGATCTTCCCCCACGTCGTGCACGGCTTCCTGGATACCAACCCCGCCATCCGTGAGCAGACTGTCAAG TCCATGCTGCTCCTGGCCCCCAAGCTGAACGAGCAGAACCTCAACGTGGAGCTGATGAAGCACTTCGCCAGGCTCCAGGCCAAGGACGACCAGGGCCCCATCCGCTGCAACACCACCGTGTGCCTGGGCAAGATCGGCCCCTACCTCAGTGCCAGC ACCAGGCACCGCGTCCTGACGTCGGCTTTCAGCCGGGCCACCAGGGACCCCTTCGCCCCGTCCCGGGCGGCCGGAGTCCTGGGCTTCGCCGCCACCCACAACCTCTACTCCATGAATGACTGCGCCCTCAAGATCCTGCCCGTGCTGTGCACCCTGACCGTGGACCCTGAGAAAACTGTGCGCGACCAG GCTTTCAAGGCCATCCGAAGCTTCCTGACCAAACTCGAGTCTGTGTCTGAAGACCCAGCCCAGCTGGAGGAAATGG AGAAGGATGTGCACCGAGCCTCCAGTCCCCGGCCAGGGGCCACCGCGGCGAGCTGGGCTGGCTGGGCAGTGACGGGCGTCTCCTCCCTCACCTCCAAGCTGATCCGAGCCAACCCCGCCCCCACCGAAAGCGCCCCGGCCAGCGACGCCCCCCTCAAGCCGCCCCCAGAAG ccccagccccagccccagccccagccgcTGCCCCTGCCCAGGCCCCTTCGGTGACCTCAGGTCGGTGGGACACAAGAGGGGCTGCGGGGGAGGACGAGGAGGCGGAGGCAGCGGCGGCCGAGGAAGGGGAGGGCTCCTCCGAGCGATGGGATGACGAAGACTGGGGCAGCCTGGAG GCCAGCAGCCCCTCTCAGAAGTCCCCCGAGTCCGACTGGAGCAGCTGGGAGGCCGAGGGCTCCTGGGACCAGGACTGGCAGGAGTCGAAGCCCCACAAACCGCCGCCCGAGGGCACCAAGTTGGCCAGTGAGTACAACTGGGGTGGGGCGGAGAGCAGCGAGAAGGCAGACCCCTTTTCGGCCCTGGCACCTCGCCTAGCTGCCAACGCCCAG cGAAATCCAGACTCCTGGAGCACGGAAGCCTCGGGGGACTGGGGGACTGAGGAGAGCTGGGGGACCCTGGAGGCAGAGAGCA GACAGGCCAAGGCCGAACTTGCtcgaaagaagagagaagagaggaagaaggagatggaAGCCAAGCGAGCCGAGAGGAAGGCGGCCAAGGGGCCCATGAAGCTGGGGGCGCGGAAGCTGGACTGA